One window of Cardiocondyla obscurior isolate alpha-2009 linkage group LG20, Cobs3.1, whole genome shotgun sequence genomic DNA carries:
- the LOC139110391 gene encoding uncharacterized protein, giving the protein MNNAVFGKTMENVRNHVDVRLVTHWEGRFGAEALISKPNFHSRSIFAENLVAIEMRKLEVKFNKPIYVGMCILDISKTCLYEFHHEYMQPLYQNKCKIMYTDTDSLIYHIECEDVYEIMKRDINRFDTSDYACDNVYGIPQVNKKVPGLMKDENNGAIMTEFIGLRAKMYALRVDGKKDTKKIKGVKSNVVAKKITFDDYTRCLKEEIEMTRQQTCIRSKLHEVYT; this is encoded by the coding sequence atgaataatgcaGTATTTGGAAAAACTATGGAGAACGTGCGTAATCATGTTGATGTAAGGCTCGTAACACATTGGGAGGGCAGATTTGGTGCTGAGGCATTGATCTCGAAACCGAATTTTCATAGTCGTAGCATTTTCGCCGAAAATCTGGTAGCGATTGAAATGCGTAAACTTgaagtgaaatttaataaaccgatcTATGTTGGAATGTGCATTCTGGACATATCTAAAACatgtttatatgaatttcatcATGAGTACATGCAAcctctttatcaaaataaatgtaaaattatgtatactgaCACAGACAGTCTTATATATCATATAGAGTGCGAAGACGTTTATGAGATTAtgaaacgtgatattaatagatttgatACAAGTGATTACGCTTGTGACAATGTGTATGGTATTCCACaagtcaataaaaaagtaccaggtttgatgaaagatgaaaacaaTGGAGCGATCATGACTGAATTTATTGGACTTcgagcaaaaatgtatgcattacGAGTAGATggtaaaaaagatacaaaaaagattaaaggtgTTAAGAGTAATGTTGTCGCCAAGAAGATAACGTTTGATGATTACACACGATGCTTGaaggaggaaatagaaatgacgCGTCAGCAAACATGTATAAGATCTAAGCTGCACGAAGTGTATACGTGA
- the LOC139110387 gene encoding uncharacterized protein translates to MDRREQQLTTQADRLTLEEFNAWNQQCEEYIELLEDQGRNKRARLSIGAKQSLVACIARIESLRDLTKQRFIHVGAGHNTKNKGLRWREIDTAFESRILTGVVINSNYIEPHKFLEDARDIVLKHVQNVMHKHNNIKINVVFNGEFVANNKTANKSVCTKNGELFRSSDLQEWYESRIIEPILTSLDEFQERDSGWALSRIHNLMINVNKHNSLHAGCHVILPQEIKMKRAVINIQSADNACFAWSVVAALYPAEKHVDRIISYPHYATVLNLEGIEFPITMKHVKKFENLNNISINIYTIEKKKILPIQLTDKVRERHIHLLYTQRDNDVGHFSLIKNLSRLISSQLSKTKSKKYFCDR, encoded by the coding sequence ATGGATCGACGAGAGCAACAGTTGACAACGCAAGCAGATCGATTGACTTTAGAAGAATTTAATGCATGGAATCAGCAATGTGAAGAATACATCGAATTATTGGAGGACCAGGGGCGAAATAAACGTGCAAGATTATCAATCGGTGCGAAGCAATCACTAGTTGCATGTATTGCACGTATCGAAAGTTTAAGAGATTTAACAAAACAACGTTTTATTCATGTGGGTGCTGGACATAATACAAAGAATAAAGGACTTCGATGGCGTGAAATTGACACAGCTTTTGAAAGCCGCATATTAACTGGtgtggtaattaattcaaactatatcgagcctCACAAATTTCTGGAAGATGCGCGAGacattgtattaaaacatgtgcaaaatgttatgcataaacataacaatataaaaattaatgttgtatttaatggtgaatttgtagctaacaataaaactgcaaataaaagtgtGTGTACAAAAAACGGTGAACTCTTTCGTTCAAGTGATCTACAAGAGTGGTATGAGTCACGCATTATCGAGCCTATTCTCACATCCTTGGACGAATTTCAAGAACGTGACAGCGGGTGGGCACTGtcgcgtatacataatttgatgataaatgtaaataaacacAATTCATTACATGCTGGGTGCCATGTGATATTACcacaggaaattaaaatgaaaagagctgtgataaatatacaatCTGCTGACAATGCATGTTTCGCATGGTCAGTGGTAGCCGCTCTATACCCAGCCGAGAAACATGTGGATCGAATAATATCATATCCACATTATGCAACAGTGTTAAATCTTGAAGGTATTGAGTTTCCAATAACTATgaaacatgttaaaaaatttgaaaatcttaataatatttccatcaacatatatacgattgagaagaaaaaaattctaccaatACAACTCACAGATAAAGTACGAGAGAGACACATTCATTTGTTGTACACACAGCGAGATAATGATGTTGgacatttttcattgataaaaaatttatcacgtcttATAAGTTCACAGCTTAGTAAAACAAagagtaagaaatatttttgtgatcggtaa